In Lascolabacillus massiliensis, a single genomic region encodes these proteins:
- a CDS encoding CD225/dispanin family protein, translated as MNHYFFIDETGKQRGTFSPVELRSENIKRETLVWTQGMENWKRADEVSELQFIFEHSEDVQSSIDQPAAPVTRGNAPFDKENRNIMPKTWLIESILVTILPFMFCGSFLSLLGIIAIVYSAQVESFYNRGDYTAAMESSRTAGKWTKITFWIFIAWVILLAVSMLLLFGILGFNLAGMGDLIDL; from the coding sequence ATGAATCACTATTTTTTTATAGATGAAACCGGTAAGCAGAGAGGTACCTTCTCTCCCGTAGAGCTTAGGAGTGAAAACATCAAGAGAGAGACGCTTGTCTGGACACAAGGTATGGAAAACTGGAAACGAGCAGATGAGGTCAGTGAACTGCAATTTATTTTTGAGCATAGTGAGGATGTGCAAAGTAGTATCGATCAACCTGCAGCTCCAGTTACCCGGGGAAATGCACCATTTGATAAAGAGAACAGAAATATTATGCCAAAAACATGGCTGATTGAATCAATACTTGTAACAATCCTTCCATTTATGTTCTGTGGTAGTTTCTTAAGTCTTTTAGGAATTATTGCAATAGTGTATTCTGCTCAGGTTGAGTCGTTCTATAACAGAGGGGATTATACTGCAGCTATGGAGTCATCACGCACAGCCGGAAAATGGACTAAAATCACTTTCTGGATTTTTATTGCATGGGTGATTTTGTTAGCAGTTTCAATGTTGCTGCTTTTTGGAATTCTGGGTTTCAATCTTGCAGGTATGGGAGATTTAATTGATTTATAA
- a CDS encoding CD225/dispanin family protein, whose translation MEDNNSVPPVQDSQLPPPPPFTSNALNQDDEIPPLKPSNWLWQSIVATLFCCNVLGIVGIVYAAKVDVLYYNKKYTEAEKCAKSAKTWTLIAFVLGLISIIMWIVMMSTGNMPSYLEDIIENNASGYNF comes from the coding sequence ATGGAAGATAATAATAGTGTACCTCCGGTTCAGGATTCTCAATTACCTCCTCCGCCTCCTTTCACATCCAACGCTTTAAATCAGGATGATGAAATACCCCCATTAAAGCCAAGTAACTGGTTGTGGCAGTCAATTGTAGCAACACTTTTTTGTTGTAATGTTTTAGGAATTGTAGGAATCGTGTACGCGGCAAAAGTTGATGTTCTTTACTATAACAAAAAATATACTGAGGCAGAGAAATGTGCAAAGAGCGCTAAAACATGGACTCTGATTGCCTTTGTATTAGGATTGATTTCAATAATTATGTGGATAGTAATGATGTCAACAGGAAATATGCCTTCATATCTTGAAGATATCATTGAAAACAATGCTAGTGGATATAATTTTTAA
- a CDS encoding DUF2752 domain-containing protein — protein sequence MVLLLMAALYLFYNLNPETEPIFPKCPFLFLTGYECPGCGTQRAIHQLLHLNIASALKYNAFMVFALPYVFMGIYMEHLGGKKRNKRLFRILFGRYSAVVILVIIILFWILRNCHFSIFP from the coding sequence ATGGTTTTATTACTAATGGCAGCACTTTATCTGTTTTATAACCTTAATCCGGAAACAGAGCCGATATTTCCCAAATGTCCTTTTCTTTTTCTCACCGGATATGAGTGTCCCGGTTGTGGCACACAAAGGGCAATTCACCAGCTATTGCATTTAAATATAGCTTCTGCATTAAAATATAATGCATTTATGGTATTTGCATTACCCTATGTTTTTATGGGCATATATATGGAGCACTTAGGTGGGAAGAAGCGTAACAAACGACTATTCAGAATCTTGTTTGGCAGATATTCTGCTGTAGTGATATTGGTTATAATTATCCTTTTTTGGATATTAAGGAACTGTCATTTTTCAATTTTTCCTTAA